The Gemmatimonadota bacterium genome has a segment encoding these proteins:
- a CDS encoding ABC transporter ATP-binding protein gives MLINRAAGFVLPWSSKELIDVVLPSGNRSLLWPLAAAVGAATVVQAASSFGVSQILGVAAQRAITEMRRAVQSHLVRLPIRTFDATQTGQLVSRVMSDAEGIRNLVGTGLVQLVGGAVTAAVAFTWLMLLNWRLTSVTAVLLVVFGGGMAYAFTRLRPIFRERGKLNAEVTGRLVESISGIRVVKAYTAERREQHAFAKGANKLFRNVAATMTGVSATTALSTVIVGIIGTLLIVVGGQDILAGRMSSGDLFQYVFLTGLLAAPLIQIASIGTQVTEAFAGLDRIRELRALATEDEGDADLAPLGQVTGHVAFENVTFSYDEGTPVLKGITFDAPAGTTTALVGTSGSGKSTLVSLVMAFNRPDSGRILIDGRDLATFRLREYRRTLGIVLQDNFLFDGTILDNIRFAKPDATAEEVREAARVAHCDEFALRFDLGYETIVGERGVKLSGGQRQRVAIARAILANPAILILDEATSSLDSESEGLIQEGLTRLRAGRTTFVIAHRLSTITSADQILVLEGGEIVERGSHDALVDLGGRYHALYERQFRQALDRYVNPGEELAGASRQRP, from the coding sequence ATGCTGATCAATCGCGCGGCCGGCTTCGTCCTCCCCTGGTCGTCGAAGGAACTCATCGACGTCGTCCTCCCCAGTGGCAACCGTTCCTTGCTCTGGCCGCTCGCCGCCGCCGTCGGTGCCGCCACCGTGGTGCAGGCCGCCTCGTCGTTCGGCGTGTCGCAGATCCTCGGCGTCGCCGCGCAGCGTGCCATCACCGAGATGCGCCGCGCCGTGCAGTCGCACCTGGTGCGCCTCCCGATCCGCACCTTCGACGCGACGCAGACCGGACAACTCGTCTCGCGCGTGATGAGCGACGCCGAAGGGATCCGCAACCTGGTCGGCACCGGCCTCGTGCAGCTCGTCGGTGGCGCTGTGACCGCCGCCGTCGCCTTCACCTGGTTGATGCTCCTCAACTGGCGGCTCACCTCGGTGACTGCCGTGCTGCTCGTCGTCTTCGGCGGCGGCATGGCGTACGCCTTCACCCGACTGCGGCCGATCTTCCGCGAGCGCGGCAAGCTCAACGCCGAAGTGACCGGTCGGCTGGTCGAGAGCATCTCAGGGATTCGCGTGGTGAAGGCGTACACCGCCGAACGCCGCGAGCAGCACGCCTTCGCGAAGGGCGCCAACAAGCTCTTCCGGAACGTCGCCGCCACCATGACCGGCGTCTCCGCCACCACCGCGCTCTCCACCGTGATCGTCGGCATCATCGGCACGCTGCTGATCGTGGTGGGCGGCCAGGACATTCTCGCCGGGCGGATGTCGTCGGGCGATCTCTTCCAGTACGTCTTCCTCACCGGCCTGCTCGCCGCGCCCCTGATCCAGATCGCCTCGATCGGCACGCAAGTCACCGAGGCCTTCGCCGGCCTCGACCGCATCCGCGAGCTGCGTGCGCTGGCCACCGAGGACGAAGGTGATGCCGACCTGGCGCCGCTCGGCCAGGTAACCGGGCACGTCGCCTTCGAGAATGTCACCTTCAGTTACGACGAGGGGACGCCGGTCCTGAAGGGGATCACCTTCGACGCGCCAGCCGGCACAACGACGGCGCTCGTCGGCACCAGTGGCTCGGGGAAGAGCACCTTGGTGTCGCTGGTGATGGCGTTCAATCGCCCCGACAGCGGCCGCATCCTGATCGACGGTCGCGACCTCGCGACGTTCCGCCTGCGCGAGTATCGCCGCACGCTCGGCATCGTGCTGCAGGACAATTTCCTCTTCGATGGCACCATCCTCGACAACATCCGCTTCGCCAAGCCGGATGCGACCGCCGAGGAAGTGCGCGAGGCGGCGCGCGTCGCGCACTGCGACGAGTTCGCGCTGCGTTTCGACCTGGGGTACGAGACGATCGTCGGTGAGCGCGGCGTCAAGTTGAGCGGTGGGCAACGGCAACGCGTCGCGATCGCCCGCGCGATCCTCGCGAACCCGGCCATCCTCATTCTCGACGAAGCGACGTCGTCGCTGGATTCGGAAAGCGAGGGACTGATTCAGGAAGGGCTGACACGCCTGCGGGCAGGGCGGACCACCTTCGTGATCGCGCACCGGTTGTCGACCATCACGTCGGCCGATCAGATCCTGGTTCTGGAAGGGGGAGAGATCGTCGAGCGCGGCTCGCACGATGCCCTGGTCGATCTGGGGGGCCGGTACCACGCGCTGTACGAGCGGCAGTTCCGGCAGGCCCTCGATCGGTACGTCAATCCCGGTGAGGAGCTCGCGGGCGCGTCGCGCCAGCGCCCCTGA
- a CDS encoding sulfurtransferase produces the protein MESTKASLPGPLVTAMWLSIHLDEPDLVVLDTSWYLPAAGRDPDEEYRRAHIKGAVRFDLDAASDTINPLPHMVPTAERFAGLCERLGIRRDDRIVCYDGSGVNLSAARAWWLFRYFGHERVAVLDGGFGAWARETRPVQIGVVRRYPTGYHIPTPNPALIRDLAGIERIVAGDEAAQLVDCRSGERFRGEVDEPRAGLARGHIPGSANVPFNTLTDPETGCFRKPAELAAMIRESGLDITRPIVASCGSGVTACTLALAVEVVRAASIGPVGPPVAIYDGSWSEWGQTAR, from the coding sequence GTGGAATCTACCAAGGCGTCGTTGCCGGGTCCGTTGGTCACCGCGATGTGGCTCTCGATTCACCTCGACGAGCCGGATCTGGTGGTGCTCGACACCTCGTGGTACCTCCCCGCCGCCGGCCGTGATCCGGACGAGGAGTACCGACGGGCGCACATAAAGGGCGCGGTGCGCTTCGACCTCGACGCCGCCAGCGACACGATCAATCCGCTGCCGCATATGGTGCCGACCGCCGAGCGCTTTGCAGGCCTGTGCGAGCGCCTCGGCATTCGCCGCGACGATCGCATCGTCTGCTATGACGGCAGCGGCGTGAACCTCTCGGCGGCGCGCGCCTGGTGGCTCTTCCGCTACTTCGGGCACGAGCGCGTGGCAGTGCTCGACGGCGGCTTCGGCGCGTGGGCGCGCGAGACGCGGCCGGTGCAGATCGGCGTCGTGCGTCGCTACCCGACCGGCTATCACATCCCCACGCCGAACCCGGCGCTGATTCGCGATCTCGCCGGCATCGAGCGGATCGTGGCCGGTGACGAGGCGGCGCAACTGGTCGATTGCCGGAGCGGTGAGCGCTTTCGCGGCGAAGTCGACGAGCCGCGTGCCGGGCTGGCCCGTGGGCACATCCCCGGTAGCGCCAATGTCCCGTTCAACACCTTGACCGATCCGGAAACGGGCTGCTTCCGGAAGCCGGCGGAGTTAGCGGCGATGATTCGAGAGAGTGGCCTCGACATCACCCGGCCAATTGTCGCGTCGTGTGGCAGCGGTGTGACGGCGTGCACGCTCGCGCTGGCGGTGGAGGTGGTGCGCGCGGCGTCGATCGGCCCG
- a CDS encoding TonB-dependent receptor, whose product MSPLRRRALLLLALVGCPVLLAAQTGTLTGRVIDRLTREGISDAQLEIEGTTMRARSGAAGRFTLSGVTPGQVALRVIAIGFTPMTLRDIAVGSGRPVPLLVELEPRPLDLGTLTTAVAPRDNLGQGGAAATLGRDETRRAPGVQEDIVRAVALLPGVGVTSPGRNDLVVRGGSAAENLFLLDGLEVPNINHFGSQGATGGPVSLLPIDLVRGAAFTSAPPSAAYGDRTSSATAITLREGNEERWAAQANLSATGIGAIAEGPIGNGSALIGVRRSYLDLLFRALDFSFLPTYYDATLKATQRLGGRDQLTLLALGARDDIAFLTDSADQRLDNARILGSAQRSAIVGLTWQRTLPSGALTVTLGHTRTTFDSRQVDTTGTTIFAAQSREAEYSLRTDLLLAPRRDLELRFGAVGRLAPALHYDVTLPGTLRRDGNGVPRPLRVDSTFSARRVAAYAEATWRPRDQWRLTGGLRADRYAWLGNAVHLSPRLSLARDVARATKVTASVGRTVQPPPFIWQVGDPTNGALRPWRADQATLGVRSRIGSTTVQVEGYLKRYRDYPIRLFRRQEVLTPSGFEDALDDIPFGLEPLRSSGRGRAWGLEVLAQRRLDDLPIYGLASLTLARARFTALDGIERPGAFDVPVIVTALAGWRPTDRLEVSGKVRVSSGARTTPFVTTGELAGTPNFKAYLAGPRLPTFYAIDLRVDRRWSFRATQLTLYLDIQNVTDRENPARYQWNLRERVVETDTSVGRLPSIGLTFDF is encoded by the coding sequence ATGTCCCCTCTCCGGCGTCGTGCCCTGCTACTGCTCGCCCTGGTCGGCTGCCCCGTACTGCTTGCCGCGCAGACCGGGACGCTCACCGGGCGCGTCATCGACCGACTCACGCGCGAGGGGATCAGCGACGCCCAGCTCGAGATCGAAGGCACCACGATGCGGGCGCGGAGCGGTGCCGCAGGGCGCTTCACGCTGAGCGGCGTCACCCCGGGGCAAGTGGCCCTTCGGGTGATCGCCATCGGCTTCACCCCGATGACGCTGCGCGACATCGCCGTCGGCAGCGGCCGCCCCGTCCCGCTGCTGGTCGAGCTCGAACCGCGTCCGCTCGACCTCGGCACCCTGACCACCGCCGTTGCCCCCCGCGACAACCTCGGCCAAGGTGGTGCCGCCGCGACACTCGGCCGCGACGAGACCCGCCGCGCACCTGGTGTGCAAGAGGACATCGTGCGCGCGGTGGCGCTGCTCCCCGGCGTCGGCGTCACCTCCCCCGGGCGCAACGACCTGGTGGTGCGCGGTGGCTCCGCGGCCGAGAATCTCTTCCTGCTCGACGGACTCGAAGTCCCCAACATCAATCACTTCGGCTCGCAGGGCGCCACCGGTGGGCCCGTCTCGCTGCTGCCGATCGACCTGGTGCGCGGCGCCGCCTTCACCAGCGCGCCGCCGTCGGCGGCCTATGGCGATCGCACCAGCTCGGCGACGGCGATCACCCTGCGCGAGGGGAACGAGGAACGGTGGGCGGCACAAGCGAACCTCTCGGCGACCGGCATCGGGGCGATCGCCGAAGGACCGATCGGCAATGGTTCGGCGCTGATCGGCGTGCGGCGGTCGTATCTGGACCTGTTGTTCCGTGCGCTCGACTTCTCCTTCCTGCCGACCTACTACGATGCCACGCTCAAGGCGACACAGCGCCTGGGCGGCCGCGACCAGCTGACGCTGCTGGCGCTCGGGGCTCGCGATGACATCGCGTTCCTGACGGACAGCGCCGATCAGCGACTCGACAACGCCCGCATCCTCGGCAGCGCCCAGCGCAGCGCGATCGTGGGCCTGACCTGGCAGCGGACGCTGCCCTCCGGTGCGCTGACCGTCACGCTTGGTCACACGCGCACGACGTTCGACAGTCGGCAGGTGGACACGACCGGCACCACGATCTTTGCGGCGCAGTCGCGCGAGGCGGAATACTCGCTGCGCACCGATCTGTTGCTGGCCCCTCGACGCGACCTGGAGCTGCGCTTCGGCGCCGTTGGTCGCCTCGCGCCGGCGCTGCACTACGACGTCACGCTGCCGGGCACCCTCCGACGCGACGGCAACGGTGTGCCGCGACCGCTCCGCGTCGACTCGACCTTCAGTGCCCGGCGCGTCGCCGCCTACGCGGAGGCGACCTGGCGTCCGCGCGACCAGTGGCGACTGACCGGCGGGCTGCGCGCCGATCGCTACGCCTGGCTCGGCAACGCCGTCCATCTCTCGCCGCGGCTGAGCCTGGCGCGCGATGTCGCGCGCGCGACCAAGGTGACCGCGAGCGTCGGCCGCACCGTGCAGCCACCACCATTCATCTGGCAGGTCGGCGACCCGACCAATGGCGCCCTCCGCCCGTGGCGCGCCGACCAGGCGACCCTCGGCGTGCGGAGCCGGATCGGCAGTACCACTGTGCAGGTCGAGGGCTACCTCAAGCGGTACCGCGACTACCCGATCCGCCTCTTCCGTCGCCAGGAAGTGCTGACGCCCTCGGGGTTCGAGGATGCGTTGGATGACATCCCCTTCGGACTTGAACCACTGCGGAGCAGCGGACGCGGGCGCGCGTGGGGGCTTGAGGTGCTGGCACAGCGCCGACTCGACGACCTCCCGATCTACGGCCTCGCGTCGTTGACGCTGGCCCGCGCGCGCTTCACGGCGCTCGACGGCATCGAGCGGCCAGGGGCCTTCGACGTCCCGGTGATCGTCACGGCGCTGGCGGGGTGGCGGCCGACCGACCGACTGGAGGTGAGTGGCAAGGTGCGGGTCAGCAGCGGCGCCCGAACGACCCCGTTCGTGACGACCGGTGAGCTCGCGGGGACGCCGAACTTCAAGGCGTACCTGGCGGGCCCCCGGCTGCCGACGTTCTACGCCATCGACCTCCGGGTGGATCGGCGCTGGAGCTTCCGGGCCACCCAGCTGACGCTCTACCTCGACATCCAGAATGTGACCGATCGCGAGAATCCGGCGCGCTACCAGTGGAATCTCCGGGAGCGGGTCGTCGAAACGGATACCTCGGTCGGCCGCCTCCCCAGCATCGGCCTCACCTTCGATTTCTGA